The Kordia sp. SMS9 DNA window TTCAGATGCGTATTCATTCGTTTCAACATCAGAATTTGCATGAAAGAATTTCGTTCCTAAATTTCCGGCTAATGCTTTGAATTGATACGCACCTTTATCGCGACCACCAAAGTGTAGGCTAAAATTGGGTAAGTTTTGCGTGAGATAGACAGTACATGCACGGTAACTTCGTGCTGTTGATTGATGATCTATATCATGGTCATGGAGAAAGTAATGCGCCTCATCAACCCATAAAAAGGTTGGTCGGCTATTTTCTTTTATTTTTCGTCGTTGCATGGCACGTTGCCAAACATATTTAAAGAGAATTTGTCCGTCTCGTCCTGTATTTTCATAAATAAGATAGGGTAAGTTAATAACAATAATTTTCCCCCTTATGGTGTCTTCAGGTGTTACTTGTGTTCCCTCTGTTGAATTAAAGAGTGAATAAAGCGGATCGCGCATAAAACGATCACCAAATCCAAAAAACATCTGTTCAACAATAGATCGGGTTTTTTCAGAAAGGTTGAGCCAATTACCAAGGAAAAAATCTTCAATCGAATGTAATCGTCTGGCTAGTGCATCATTTTCTTTTGATTTAGGTACATCTTTTAAATGAATAGCAACATGATGTATCAATTTAAAACATTGAGATTGCGCACGCCATTTAGGGTTATTGAGTTGTTGTCTATTCTTAGGTGCAGATTGCACAACTTTATATAAGTGTTCAAACTTAATTTTTTTCGATGCAAGTAAACAAAGATCAACCGTGTTAACGAGAAGTTGTTGCAAAGCGGTGTCCCAAAATGCCTTATCAGATTCTTGACCGTCACTTGCGCCTGCCTTAATCACAGTTTTAAGCGTATCAGCTATATTGTGAATAATTCCTTGGGCTTTATCACTACGGCTACTTTCATAATCAAGAAAGTTAAAACAATAGCCAGAATCCACGCCAAAAATAATTAGGTCATCTTCACGACCATATTTTTTACAATAGTTTTTCCAAAGTTGGACTTCTTCTTCTTTGGCAGTTAAAACCAATCCGCCAAATTTATTCTTTAAATATCGTCCTGCCAATAATGCACCAGAACCCGATGTTTTTCCACTTCCTAAACCACCTAAGATCAAAACACCTTCACACGCATTGCGAACTGTAAAGGGATGTCCCATTGGCCACTCAATAAGTGGCTTATCTAGAATCTTAGTCATAGATGCTTCGTTTTAAAATTTACACTTACTAAAAATAAGAATTATTTTCTTACATGAATTAATGTTTTTGCTTATTTTTATCAAAAAAACATAATGAAAGTTGATAGAATAATAGAATTAGGAAATGGACATAAAATTGAATTTGGTACATCGACATGGAATGATAATACCTTATCAGTAAGAAACAGATATCCAACGTCAACAGGTGGTTTTAGTCCTCGAAGTTCAAGTGAGATACCAATCGAAGATATTCCAATTATTATTACTTCTACTATTGAAAATGGTTATCTTGAAAAAGAAGATATTATAAGAATAATGGAAGTTGCATTGGAAGAATTGAAAAAATGATCATTTGCATCGCAAAGGGGAGTTGTCTGATCCAAAAAAGCACTGTATAGGTTTAAGAAAAAGCATCGTATAGGTAAAATATTGCATCATTTCATGTAGATACATATTGGTGCATGTATTAACTCAATACAAATTAAAATAGATTGTCTGTAAATTTCAACCGATGCGATGCAAGCTAAGAAAATTTAAAGATAGAAACATGGTTTAGGATTGGAAAATAACACCGTATAGGGAAAGAGTAAACCATTGATGTAACAATCAATTTATTCTTTTAAACGATTTGGAAAACTGTTAGGTATGAAAAGCACTGTAAACAACTTTCATTTATCCCTAAGCTTTTTTTGTAGAAAAAATCTATGGTTGATGTGTTACAAAAGAAACTTTTCAACTACATATGTTATCGCTTTTAATACTTATGTTTTCTTTTGGCTATATCGAGAGATATTTATTCGACATGGAAGTGAATTTGAACCATATCTTTTATGGTTTTTTACAACCGTTGGTATGCATTTCTTCATATTAGATAATCAAGATGTTTTCCTTAAAAGGAAAAATAAAAACCCTTAAAATCTTACTAGAACTAATATTATGCAATGCTTGGTGAAGTAAATAAGTAGAATATGAATTAATGATAAACCGAATTATAGCCTAATGGTTTTTTTATTGCTTTTAGAATGTCTTTAGGGATATATAAATCAATATCAGATATAAAACATATTTGAGAGGAATAGTTAAATCGCCATGCCAAATTTCGTTTTGCTTTTCGTGATGTTGTTAGGTCGCACCATTTATCCGATATAAACCACCATTGTTTAGATTGAGGCTCTCTAACGGCTATAATTCTTTTATGATATGAATAGATTCCAATCTTTGCATTTTGATCAAAAGATAGAGGTTGAATGGATGTATCTCTTCTTCCCAAACTTTCATAAATTGATTTATTATACCATCTTTTCGTTTTATTAATTGAATCAGATTGTCTCATCTTATCATAGAGTTTTTTCTTAAAAACAATTTCTGTAATAATGATATAGTCAATTATTCGGTACTCTATGTTTCTCTTTTTTATCGGATCAGAAATATTTTTTATCGCTATAATTTTATTTGTTTTCTTAATCTGCGTTGTATCTCTGCGTGATATCATTTTGAGATAATCTTCAATTGTTTCTTCTTTTGAGGAGTTTTCAAATAATGCAGGGTGTATTAATTGTAGTTCATTTGCAACATTTTCCTCAATAATTGCTTTTGAATAGGCTTTAAAATAATCTTCTAAATTTTTATCTGATTGAGCATTTTGAGAGCAAGCCATTTGACAGACAAATAATAAAATTACTATGTAGATATGTTTCATATTTTCTTTTGTGTTGAGGTATTTATATCAAAACAATGTTAGTTGCTCTTTATTGTGACGTTTATGATTTTTAGTGTGTGGTTTTTCTTGATAAAGAATGGAGTTTTCTTTTGGCACAGGGAGAATCCCAATGCCTTGGCAATTGACTTGCCATGCGTTGTACCATTCGAGGGATAATGTATTCATCCAAGCCACTTCGCCGCGCAAACCATTAAGGAAAAAGTTCAGCGTGGTCATTTTAGCGCATGTGGAACTGACATCATTGCCAAAGAAGTAATTATCAGGTGCGTGTTTAGCAAAAGATAATAGTGTGCGACCAGAACCACAAGATGGATCATAAACACGTTTGCCTTGCGTGATATCGCACGCATTAATACGTGACATTAATTCACAAATCGGTTGTGGAGTAAAAAACTGTCCGTTTTGTCCGCGTGTAATATGTTCAGTAAAGTAATCACCTAACAGATCAGAATAGGGTTCGTTATAAACAGAAAGCTGTAAGGCACCGAGTAGTTTAGGAAAGAGATCAATCGCTTTTTGATCATATTTATTGATAATACTGTGATAAAGTTCTTCATTAGTTGCGTCTTTTTGCGTGAGTTTCGATTGAATATTGGTGCGATGAAAACTACAAATTGCTAGTGATAAAAAGTCATCGAAAACGCGGCTAAGTTCATAACGTCGCCCAAGGATGTTCATATGATCTTGAAATTCTTTATAGGCATTATAGTGTTTTGATTGTGACATGATATGACCTCCTAATATTCGTGTGCGCACATAACGGTTAAGACACGGCGTGTTTTGCTTAAATCACTTGGGTCTTCAGAACCATATTCATAATTGAGATCGTAGCAATCAATCTTCCAAAAAATCGATTCAGCATTATGCTTAAAACTCCCCATATCATGTTCACCATAGGGATCGTTATCTTTATTAAAATTATTGAAATTGCGCACCGCCATGGTGATTTTAAATTGTTCTAAAATTGGCATTTCTGAAATGCCAGGTGTGATACAATATTGTCCTTGAATACCTGTTTCTTTTTGCGCATTCGTATCGCCATAATTTTGTCGAAAGAGATCATTTTGTTGAGCAATAAGTTTTGTGTTTCGTTTCGTCATTTTTAACTCCTAAATGTTGAGAGGTTAGAGGGAAGTATCAAGCTTCCCTCTTGGGATTATTTTGTTTCTGATTTGGCTTTTGGTTTAGGATTATTTTCAAAAACGACCATATCATTGAGAGAGATATTGAAGCCGTTACCCTTGGAATGTTTCCATGCGCCACCAATTTTCACATTCAGTTTTTGTCCGTTGACATAGGCTTTGGCATAAACGCTATGGGTGGGTCGATTGCCTTTCTTTGGCTCTTGGTTTTGTGTTTGATCTGTCATCTTAAATCTCCTTTGTTTGTTGTTAATCAGATGATGAATGCAACGGAACGCAAGGCAGAAAAAATTTTCTTGGAACAACACGGATTGGAGCGGGCAGAGGATAAGAAAATTTTTGCGTTGTGTTAGAGTGAGTGTTCATCTGATGGGCAAACATAAAGATGTGTTTTGTAGATGACTATGCACACAAAAATCACAAGTAAAAACGTAATATTTGAGAGAATATTCTTAACTTTAAGATGTCAATGAGTAGCGCAATTTTATGTGCATAGTGTCCCCGAAATCTCTTTGTTAGAACAATTGATCAACAAGGAGTGTGTTATGATTCGAATGTTTCAAAGTCAAACGAGTGCGCAAGCGAAAGATTATTTTCGTGATGCGTTATCGCGCGCTGATTACTATATCGAAGATCAGGAACTTAATGGGGTTTTTAATGGAAAAATCGCCAAACGATTAGGTATTGAAAACCAGATGATTGATAAAGCCACATTTGAGAAACTCTGTGATAATATCAATCCGATAACAAATCAGTCTTTAACACCAAAAACGGTTCATGATCGGCGTGTTGGTTATGATATCAGTTTTCATTGTCCAAAATCCGTGTCAATATTGCATGCGCTTGGTGATGATGAACGTGTACTGAAAAGTTTTGAGACAAGTGTTCATGAGACGATGTTGGAAATTGAAGCTGATGTTCAAACGCGTATTCGCCTTAATAAGCAAAATGATGATCGACAAACAAGCGAGTTACTCTGGACGAATTTTGTGCATCAAACGGCGCGTCCTGTCGATGGTCATGCACCCGACCCACATTTACATTGCCATTGTTTTACCTTTAATGTGACCTATGATGAGGTTGAGAGTAAATTCAAAGCAGGCCAATTTCATAATATCAAACGTGATATGCCGTATTATCAGGCGCGATTTCAAAAACGTTTAGCCGATAAGCTTTCAAATTGTGGCTATGATATTCGTAAAACACGTGATGCGTTTGAAGTAGCTGTTGTACCACAAAAAGCGATTGAGCATTTCTCAAAACGTACTGATCTCATTGGGCGTATTGCCAAAGAAAAAGGCATTACCAATCCACAAGAATTGGCACAATTAGGTGCGAGGACACGACAAGCAAAAAATAAGAACTTAACTATGCCAGAGTTGCAAGAAGAATGGCTAGAACAATTAGCCGATAAAGATATTACTTCAGAAACGCCCGAAGAAATTAAAACCACCGATATTAATATGAGCGCTGAACACGCTGTTAATCATGCGATAAACCATGTGTTTACAAGAAATTCTGTTAAGCGTGATCGACAGATTTTAGCGCAGAGTTACTTATATGCAATTGATAACAGCGATATTACATTCGCTGATATTGAACAAGCATTTGATACAAATGATGAGGTTTTTAAGATTAAAATGGGAAGTCAGATGCTATGTACGACACAGCTTGTCCACGCGGAAGAACGACGGATGATAAGTCTGGCGCGTGATGGAATTGGTAAAGTAAGACCCTTACAGGCTGGTTTTGATTTAAGACAATATCAGCAGTTAAATGATGAACAGCAATTAGCCTTGAACCATGTGATGACCTCACAGGATCGACTGTCAATGATTAGAGGTGGTGCAGGAACAGGAAAAACCACATTGTTAAAATCGGCTGTTCCCGCTATAGAACAAACAGGTAAGTCTTGTTTTTTATTTGCGCCCACATCAGAAGCTTCGCGTGATGTATTACACAAAGAGGGGTTTGATAAAGCTGATACGGTAGCGCGATTACTCTTAGATACAAGGTTACAGGAACAAACAAGAAATCAAGTAATATGGGTCGATGAGGCAGGAATGTTGGGAAGTCAAGATATGGCACAATTATTAGATTTAGCAGAACAGCAACAAGCACGTTTGATCTTATCGGGTGATCCACGACAACATTCAGCCGTGATGCGTGGCGATGCAATGCGTTTATTGCAAAGTGTCGGGCATATTCCAATTGTGTCAATGGAACAGATTTATCGTCAAAAGGTTGATTATTACAAACAGGCTGTCCATGAGATTAGCAAAGGGAATGTGAGAACAGCTTTTACCATGCTTCATGATAAAGGACATATTAAAACCCGTGAAGCGAGTGAGATTAATGCACAACTTGTCCATGATTTTATTGAAAGTAAACTAAATAAAAAATCTGTACTTGTTGTTACACCAACACGGGCAGGGCGCGCAGAACTTAATTTAAAAATCCGAGAGAATTTAAAAGAATTGGGCATGATTGGTAAACGTGAAAAATCGGTCACAACCTATCACAACTTACATTTTAGTGAGGCACAAAAACAAGATCATCGTAATTATAAACAAGGGCAAATCATCCAAACCCATCAGAATATGACAGGTATTCGGAAAGGTTCGGCTTTAACTGTAACCAAGATTGAGAATAAACAGATTTATGTTATTGATAAAAAAGGCACACATCATACCCTGCAAACCCAAAAAGCAAAGGATTATGATGTGTATGCTTCAAACGAAATTAATTTAAGTAAAGGTGATGAAATTCGCATCAGTAAAAATGGCTATGATGTAAATGGACGGCGTTTGAATAATAGTACAATCCTAACGATTCAAGGTTTTACGCGTGAGGGAAATATTAAAGCGGTTAAGGTTTCTAAATCACGAAAAAGTGAGTTTATTTTAAAACAAGATCATGGCAATTTTGATTACGCCTATGCAACGACTTCTTATGGTGCACAAGGAAAAACAGTTGATAATGTCATAATTGCGCAACCGAGTGCAACATTTCCTGCCAGTAATCAAAAACAGTTTTATGTTTCGGTATCACGCGCCCGAGAGAATGTAACGGTTTACACGGATGACGGCGAACAGCTTTTAAGCCATATTGAAAAGACAGGGAACAGACAAGGCGCAACTGAACTCGTTACAGATGAATACTTCAACACCAAAACTATTGATATAGATATTAATAAAAGCAAAGAAATAACCCTAAGTAAAGACAAAGGATATGAGCCAGAAATATGATTTTAAGAGCTTGCACTTCGGCACAGATGAGAAAAGTGATGAAGACCAAAATAATACTAATAAAAGTACATTAACAGTTTTTGAGACAGGCGACAGCAAAACGATTGATTTTATCAAAAAAGACAATACACGGCAGAATTTCCCGTATAGTCATTATTTGACATCTTGGATTGAAACCGACAATAAAAAGCGTGTCATTAAGATTATGTTTGCCACGCATCAAGTAACCATCAATGGCTATTGTCTTGATGCAATTTATGATGAATTGCGACAATTCAATCTCAAAAACCTTAAAGCCAATGATGAACGCTACACAAATGATCTTCCCGATGATGAACCGTTTATAACTTCCATCATCATAGAGTGGAAAGGGAAAGAGTAAACTTTATTTATAAATAAGTACTGAAAGCCAATAACTGAAAATGTTTAATAGAGAAAGAAATATTTTACCCTATATCAATAATAAAATCTTCATCATTATTTTGGGTTTCTTCTTTTTTCTTTGAACTAAGTAAATATTTTTTTTCAAAATTAACCTTACTTGTTTCAAATACTGTATTTGTAGCTTTTACTAAATTATTTATATCATCTGGGGACAGATTGAACAATTTTTGTCTCTTTTTGGAACCTAATATTTCTTCAGCCTTTCTTAAAGAGCTAAAAGAGTTATCATCTAGACTTTTTTCTCCGATTGAGCTTGTTGTTATGCTTTGATATTGGCTTTGTGCTGACTTATGATCTTCTTGAATTCTTTTATCAATATTATTTGGAACCATTTTTTTGGTTGGAATTTCAACTTCTATAACCTGTATATTGGAGTTGGTAACCATTCTTATACGTTCCGAAAGCATTTTCTCAATGCCATCAACAAATTCAAGATACCTCTTCATTAATAAATAATTTACTTGTAAATCACTAGTGTTATCTACTTTTTCGGATATTAGAGCGGTCACATCGAGTTTAGCCTGACTGATTGTTTGTTCTGAAAAATCTGTCAAAATCTTTACAAGGCTACTGTCTTGTTTTTTATTTATATCACTAAAAGTTTTATCAATCCATTTCGCATCTTCTAAATGAATTTGCTGACTGACAGATGCACCTAATTTAACTTGCAAAGTAAAATTAGTTTCTATATTACCTAAGTTTAATGATACCGTAATTGGCTCGGGAAAATCCCGAATAACTTTGATAGTATAATCGTTTTTATCATTGCCAAGCAATTTATCTAATTCAAAAACAGACATTTGACCAGATATGAGGTAGCTCGGAGCATTCGGTTTAATACTATATGCAACGACTAATTCGTCTTTACTTGTTTCATTTAGAAGTGTAAAACGATTATTTACCCAAATAATTATGGTTGTTATTGGAACTAAGCAGTATAGTGTTGTAAGAAAGGACTTGCTCCTTTTTAGGCTGCCAATAAATTCAAATAAACTCTGATCTACTTCAATTGATTGATTTACTAGATACCAAATAAAAACTATTATAATAATCCCTAAGAAAAGAATTAATGTTATGTATTTATTTTTAAAACTCACATACTTTTTAACTAATCGTCTTGAAATATTATCTTCAATGAAATTTCTGATTAAACCCCAGATTTCAGGAAATGATATACTGAAAATCATAGCGACTGTTGCGGTGTAAAACCATCCTGTTGAGGTTTCTAACCCTGTCATTAGTAAAAATTTCTGAACAATTGTGCCGCCTTCTTCAGAGGGATTCCAAGTAAGAATTTCTAATAAGAAAAGCGCAAATAAGGCAAATCTTACAATACGTATAAATGATATCATTTAAAACAAAAATTAAAGATTAACAAGCAAAAAGACTTTAATGTTTTCGATTTGGGAGGTTTATTCCAAAAATAATGTTTTTTGCTTTTAAAAAAAAAGAATTAACATTAAAAAACTGTCATATTATATGTTTACTATTTAAAGTAATTGTCTACAACTTTGCTAAATTTTTTTCGATCTTCGATAAGTTTAATATATTCTTCAACTAAGTCTGGATAACTCTCTTTGAATTCTTCAATCATTAGATTATCCATTGTATTTTGCATATTTTCTAAAGATAAAGGGTCTTTTACAATCATTTTTTCTCTTTTGATAAGGTAATCATCAATTTGTTTTTCATTTTCCAATAAAGGATTGGAAGTCTTTTTACATGAGAAAAAAGAAAGTGTGTTGTTCTTAAATTTTTTTAAAACTGACATGCGAAGAATTGTACCAGAATATTGTGTTTATGTCAATATTGTATTATTAATAATTGACCTAATTCTTAGAGAAATAGATGATAGTATTTTTGATTATGCAATTTCTTTAGCTTTCATTGTAGTTTTTACAGAACGGATT harbors:
- a CDS encoding DUF3768 domain-containing protein: MTKRNTKLIAQQNDLFRQNYGDTNAQKETGIQGQYCITPGISEMPILEQFKITMAVRNFNNFNKDNDPYGEHDMGSFKHNAESIFWKIDCYDLNYEYGSEDPSDLSKTRRVLTVMCAHEY
- a CDS encoding type IV secretory system conjugative DNA transfer family protein, producing MTKILDKPLIEWPMGHPFTVRNACEGVLILGGLGSGKTSGSGALLAGRYLKNKFGGLVLTAKEEEVQLWKNYCKKYGREDDLIIFGVDSGYCFNFLDYESSRSDKAQGIIHNIADTLKTVIKAGASDGQESDKAFWDTALQQLLVNTVDLCLLASKKIKFEHLYKVVQSAPKNRQQLNNPKWRAQSQCFKLIHHVAIHLKDVPKSKENDALARRLHSIEDFFLGNWLNLSEKTRSIVEQMFFGFGDRFMRDPLYSLFNSTEGTQVTPEDTIRGKIIVINLPYLIYENTGRDGQILFKYVWQRAMQRRKIKENSRPTFLWVDEAHYFLHDHDIDHQSTARSYRACTVYLTQNLPNFSLHFGGRDKGAYQFKALAGNLGTKFFHANSDVETNEYASELIGKTFQWMANENVSFGDKMSVSEGNSQSLIHIIQSSDFSSQKTGGPLNNYEIETVVHRQGIPFENTKRNYALFTINQQNL
- the mobF gene encoding MobF family relaxase encodes the protein MIRMFQSQTSAQAKDYFRDALSRADYYIEDQELNGVFNGKIAKRLGIENQMIDKATFEKLCDNINPITNQSLTPKTVHDRRVGYDISFHCPKSVSILHALGDDERVLKSFETSVHETMLEIEADVQTRIRLNKQNDDRQTSELLWTNFVHQTARPVDGHAPDPHLHCHCFTFNVTYDEVESKFKAGQFHNIKRDMPYYQARFQKRLADKLSNCGYDIRKTRDAFEVAVVPQKAIEHFSKRTDLIGRIAKEKGITNPQELAQLGARTRQAKNKNLTMPELQEEWLEQLADKDITSETPEEIKTTDINMSAEHAVNHAINHVFTRNSVKRDRQILAQSYLYAIDNSDITFADIEQAFDTNDEVFKIKMGSQMLCTTQLVHAEERRMISLARDGIGKVRPLQAGFDLRQYQQLNDEQQLALNHVMTSQDRLSMIRGGAGTGKTTLLKSAVPAIEQTGKSCFLFAPTSEASRDVLHKEGFDKADTVARLLLDTRLQEQTRNQVIWVDEAGMLGSQDMAQLLDLAEQQQARLILSGDPRQHSAVMRGDAMRLLQSVGHIPIVSMEQIYRQKVDYYKQAVHEISKGNVRTAFTMLHDKGHIKTREASEINAQLVHDFIESKLNKKSVLVVTPTRAGRAELNLKIRENLKELGMIGKREKSVTTYHNLHFSEAQKQDHRNYKQGQIIQTHQNMTGIRKGSALTVTKIENKQIYVIDKKGTHHTLQTQKAKDYDVYASNEINLSKGDEIRISKNGYDVNGRRLNNSTILTIQGFTREGNIKAVKVSKSRKSEFILKQDHGNFDYAYATTSYGAQGKTVDNVIIAQPSATFPASNQKQFYVSVSRARENVTVYTDDGEQLLSHIEKTGNRQGATELVTDEYFNTKTIDIDINKSKEITLSKDKGYEPEI
- a CDS encoding N-6 DNA methylase is translated as MSQSKHYNAYKEFQDHMNILGRRYELSRVFDDFLSLAICSFHRTNIQSKLTQKDATNEELYHSIINKYDQKAIDLFPKLLGALQLSVYNEPYSDLLGDYFTEHITRGQNGQFFTPQPICELMSRINACDITQGKRVYDPSCGSGRTLLSFAKHAPDNYFFGNDVSSTCAKMTTLNFFLNGLRGEVAWMNTLSLEWYNAWQVNCQGIGILPVPKENSILYQEKPHTKNHKRHNKEQLTLF